GGTCAGCGCGGCGCGCAGGTCGGTGCTGGAGGAGACGATCCGGCCGAACCGGAACAGCTCGTCCTCCACCTCGTCGAGGTTGCCCCGCTTCTCCGCGGCCGTGAGGTCGGCGACGTCCGCGAGCTGCTCCAGCGCGTCCACCAGGTCGCGCGGCTGCGACCAGCGGGAACGCACCATCCCGGCGACCAGGTCGGCGGCGGGCCCGCTGACCTGGCTGCCGAGCAGACGCTGGACGAGGCCGGCCTTGGCCTCCGCGGACTTCGCCGGGTCGGTGAGGACCCGGCGCAGCCCGGCCTCGCGGTCGAGCAGCGCGGTGACGGCCGCCAGCTCGTCGGCGAGCGCGGTGGCGTCGACGGACGTGGAGTCCGTCAGCGCGTCGAGACGCTCACGTGCGGCTGCCAGGGCCTCGCGGCTCGCTCCGTTCATCGCGCGGCCTCGGCCTTCTCCTCGAGCTCGTCGAGGAAGCGGTCGATCACACGGCTCTGGCGGGCGTGGTCCTCGAGGGACTCGCCGACGAGCTTGCCGGCCAGTTCGGTGGCGAGCCGGCCGACGTCCTGCCGGAGCGTGGCAGCGGCGACCTTGCGGTCGGCCTCGATCTGGGCGTGGCCGGCGGCGATGATCTCCTCACGCTGCCGCTGGCCCTCGGCCCGCATCTCGGCGATGAGCGCGGCACCCTGCTCCTGCGCCTCCTGGCGCAGGCGCGCGGCCTCGTGCCGGGCCTCGGCGAGCTGGGCCTTGTACTGCTCAAGGACGCTCTGGGCCTCGACCTTCATGGCGTCGGCCTCTTCGATACCGCCTTCGATCGCCGCGCGGCGCTCCTCCAGAACCTTGTTGATGTTCGGAAGCAGCTTCTTCCAGAAGAAGAAGAACACGATGGCGAAGGCGATGGTGCCGACGAGCAGCTCGGGACCCGGGGGAACGAGCGGGTTCTGCTCGGTCTCCTCGGCCGCCAGCTGTACCAGGTTGGCGATCACATCAGTGCCTTTCGTCGATTCGTGTCAGGTAAGGGGTGATTACTTACCGAACACGAACGGCATAACGATGCCGATGAGGGCGAGCGCCTCACAGAAGGCGAAGCCCAGGATCTGGTTGGCACGGATCAGGCCGGCGGCCTCGGGCTGACGGGCGAGGGCCTGCGTGCCGTTACCGAAGATGATGCCGACGCCGATGCCGGGGCCGATCGCAGCGAGGCCGTAGCCGATCGAGCCGACGGAGCCGTGGACACCAGCGGTGGCGGCGAGGGTCTCAAGAGCAGCGGACATGCCGGTTCTTCCTTCTCTTTACTGGACCGGTGGGGGTTGGCCACCGGACGTCTGGGGGTTGGCGGAGGTGGTACGACTCAGTGGTGCTCGGCGAGAGCGCCCTGAATGTAGGAGCAGGCCAGCAGCACGAAGACGTACGCCTGGACGGCCTGGACGAAGAGCTCGAAGCAGATCATGGCCATCGTCATCACGAAGGAGACGCCGGCGCCCACGACCAGCCAGCTGTTCAGCAGGTACCAGGAGGCCACGGTGAACATGACCAGCATCAGGTGACCGGCGAACATGTTGGCGAAGAGTCGCACCGCGTGCGTGAACGGGCGGACCAGCAGGTTCGAGAAGAACTCGATGACCATGACGAGGGGCAGCACGGCGCCGAGCGACTTGTCATAGCCCGTGACGTTCTTGAAGAAGCCGACGAATCCGTGCTTCTTGAAGGTGAGCGAGACCCAGGTGATGTAGACGACCGCGGCGAGCACCGCCGGGTAGGCGATGACCGAGGACACCGGGAACTGGGCCAGCGGGATCACGGACCAGACGTTCATGATCCAGATGAAGAAGAACAGCGAGACCATGAACGGGACGTACTTCTCGCCCTCGCGCTTGCCGAGGGTCTCGTAGACGATGCCGCGGCGCACGAAGTCGTAGCCGGCCTCGCCGATCATCTGCAGCTTGCCCGGGACGACCTTGGCCTTGCCGAAAGCGGCCCAGAAGAAGGCGACGATCAGCACGGTGGTGACGAGCGCGAGCAGCATCACCTTGTT
This genomic interval from Streptomyces sp. NBC_00557 contains the following:
- a CDS encoding F0F1 ATP synthase subunit delta, with the protein product MNGASREALAAARERLDALTDSTSVDATALADELAAVTALLDREAGLRRVLTDPAKSAEAKAGLVQRLLGSQVSGPAADLVAGMVRSRWSQPRDLVDALEQLADVADLTAAEKRGNLDEVEDELFRFGRIVSSSTDLRAALTDRAAAGEAKTELLHRLLGGRANPITERLVTRLVTAPRGRSLEAGLESLSKLAAERRDRVVAVVTSAVPLSDGQKQRLGAALAKLYGRRMHLNLDVDPEVIGGIRVQVGDEVINGSLADRLDDAARRMAS
- a CDS encoding F0F1 ATP synthase subunit B — protein: MIANLVQLAAEETEQNPLVPPGPELLVGTIAFAIVFFFFWKKLLPNINKVLEERRAAIEGGIEEADAMKVEAQSVLEQYKAQLAEARHEAARLRQEAQEQGAALIAEMRAEGQRQREEIIAAGHAQIEADRKVAAATLRQDVGRLATELAGKLVGESLEDHARQSRVIDRFLDELEEKAEAAR
- the atpE gene encoding ATP synthase F0 subunit C, with translation MSAALETLAATAGVHGSVGSIGYGLAAIGPGIGVGIIFGNGTQALARQPEAAGLIRANQILGFAFCEALALIGIVMPFVFGK
- the atpB gene encoding F0F1 ATP synthase subunit A, coding for MSDNGCGFPAPGLQSFLFKPLATVGGFEFNKVMLLALVTTVLIVAFFWAAFGKAKVVPGKLQMIGEAGYDFVRRGIVYETLGKREGEKYVPFMVSLFFFIWIMNVWSVIPLAQFPVSSVIAYPAVLAAVVYITWVSLTFKKHGFVGFFKNVTGYDKSLGAVLPLVMVIEFFSNLLVRPFTHAVRLFANMFAGHLMLVMFTVASWYLLNSWLVVGAGVSFVMTMAMICFELFVQAVQAYVFVLLACSYIQGALAEHH